ACAATCTTTTGCAACAGGGAGAAGACCTTGAGCTCAGCTGGCctagtttaattttttaactgcagggtgggtcttgtctgCACTCATCTGCTTCtgtctgtgtccttctgctttctggaagagTGCTGAGAGAACTTAGTTTAACATGGGATATAAAATTCCTATAAGGAGACCTGTAAAGTTATCTTGTTCCTCTCACTAGTAGAGTGAGGTGATCCACCACTGGATGCAGAAAAGGGGAAACCTGGCCATGGGTGGACTCGAGGTCACCCAGTAGGTCTGACAACAGCTGGTCTTGGGCTTGTATACACTGATGCTCAGGGTGAAAGGAATCCAGTAGAAGGGGGATGGAATCAGAAAGTGTAGGCTAGAAACCCCATCCAGCCCTACCATttactagcctgggctacctgagccTGCTGGTTTTAAAAAACCCATGCCTTCTGCCTCATAGAGGGTGCATGTGTAGCCAAAGGTCAATTGTCTGTATTTCTCAGAGACTATTCATTTGGTACCTGGGCCTGATGATTAGGCTGGACAGTCAGCCTCAGAGATCCTCTGTCTTTGATTCCCTAGACCTGGGAGAATAAGCTTGGCTGCCAAGGATCAAACttgagtcctcatgcttgctgggTACACACCTCACTGACTGGCctctctccccagctccccacATGGGTTCTGAGAAACAGATGACATCATGTAGCAGAGTGTTCAGTATCGGCTCCAGGCTCCAGGCACCTCTCTGTTTAGCTTCCATAAACAGCAAACAAGTTGATGTTCATGAGGCCCCAATCCCAGAAAGTCCCCAACACTAAGTGTAGGCCGTTCTGGTGATTGCTTTATTCCTATACAAGTGTTCTACAGTACAGTTCGGAGAATAAATAGAGGCACACAGCTATCATTTCCACCACAGTCTGCATTGAGGGAAGTTTGAGGATGGGAGCtggggggctggggctgggacctAGGCTACTTAGAGACCTTGTGATGATTTCGGCAGGAAGATCTGCCCCAGGCCCGAGGGCTGAGACCCCTGCTTGAAGAGTCACAAGTCAGAAGAGCCAGTTCTAGACAGTTCACACCAAAATGGGTCCAAGTCTCTCAACAGCCCAGGGGCAGTGAGTGTGGTACAGTGGTGTGCTGGGACGGAACTGTCAGTGCGAGCTTTCCCTGGGATTCAGGTCAATCCACAGGAGGCCTGAATAGTCCGCCCTCTGCCCTGGACTGAGTGATGAATACAGTCACAGTTACTTGTTCACTAGTTTACTTGGCTATTCTATAAAGGGATCCTGCCTGACAGctaagggaagagagaggcacagacGGGGATTGGTCTATCTGCTGTAACCcagggaaggaagacagacagtCGACTGTAAAGAAGACCACACTCTTACACTGTGAAGGAGTAAGAAGACACAGAGGCCAGCCAGGAGCTGGGCCTCCAGATGCAGGGAATGAGGAGGCAGCACCCAGAAAAGCTCTGGCCTGGATCTTATGGAGCTGCTGTGGTCTCAGCTCTAAGTCACTccgtcttttccctgatttctccctggTAGCACACAGGACTGGCCCTAAGTCGAGGCTGGGATCATTTGTCGTAAGGGTAGGTGGAATGAGGAGAGTCTACATGGTTTGACAGCAGATGGAGAGAAGGCCACAGCACTGACTAACCCAAGTAACAGCAAGGAAGCAAGGCGGCTCCTGTTCTGAGCACGTAAGGGCCAGGGAAGGACAGAACTGCTGCAGGGTCTTGGGGCTAAAATCCCCCACGCTTTTCTGCGACTGAACTCCTGATTGGCAGGTGACAGAGCACCTCACAGGCTGTGGCACCGCAGTCATTCTCATCTCAGCTCCGGTTCATTGGTTCACCTCCCATGCTCACAGGGACGTcactttacagatgcttttccaGCTGTGCCCCGAGCGCCATCAGGCAGTGAGATTCCGGGCTGACTTGGAGGCGCTCTGCGCACGCTGGACCACAGCGGAACACTTCTCACGGCGCAGCAGCTTGTTGTTCTCAAACAGGCCTTCATTGCGGGGTATTCCGTGAGAACCATCAGGGAAAGTCAGCAAGCCTttgacagggacagagagaaggagaaggcatTAATGAATGTTCCAGGTCAACTTAATGTGCAGAggctgaagaggaggaagaagttaTGGCCGTGGTCAGCACAGATTGCTGGAGGGCCACAGATGAATTAAGAGTACCTGTGTTCCACTTGCCTAGATTGCTGCCCTACTGAGCGGAAGCTTACCAAAGCCATCTACTCTGCCATTCTTAAATTCCCCCTCAAAGGTCATGTTGTCATAGCGAATGAAGACTCCGACGCCATTAAACTTGCCCTGGGCAAACTCCCCCTCATACCTGCAGAAACACCAAGATGTTAGTTAGCCTTTAGTGGGTGGTCTAGCTGTCCACGGTAACCCAGACAAGCAGTTGCCAATGTGTGTGCTAGTCAAGGCACCGGGCAAAGTTCCTTCTGCCCATCGCAGCTCTAACAGTGCCACCCGCACCACTGCCAAGGGTCAGAGGGCATATATGTGAGTCTTAATTCCAGGAAAGGAATGTACGTGAACAGAAGTAGAATAGACGGTCACTCACCTTCTTGCCATTTCCAGTTTCACatctttttaatatatttgttttatttagggACAAAAGTCTTGCTACAGGTGGCCCAGGTctgcctcaaactcaagatcctcttgcctctgcttccctagtgctggattactggcatatgccaccacgccaggctcttactattttaaaataagaagggCTGGCGAATGCCTTAGTAGACAAAAGAAACCTGTCTCCATGCCTGATCACCTGAGTTAAATTGGGGGGGAGGGTACATGGTAGAAGGGGAGACCTgactcctctgaccttcacatgtgctgTGGTGTACCCTCCACAAAGAAATAACACATATgaacaaattaattttaaaagtaatcaaTAAGAGGACTGCTCACCCcttgtctgttttctttaggGCACGGGCAAGCTCAGGGTTGAACAGACAATCACCGCGGTGTCCCAAGTCCTCGCTAGTTCAAAGCCTGAGAAACTAATACTCACCTCGAGCCATCCGAGAAGGTCAGTACGCCACAGCCGTTGAAGAGCCCATTTTCAAAGAGACCCAGGTAGGTGCCGCCATCCGCAAACATCAGTTGGCCAAAGCCATGTCTTCGGCCTGAGCAAAGAGAAGGACAGGTAGCAGGTTGGATTGGGGCAGCTTCAGGGTCCCTCACTGGCTTAGCAGCCCACACTTTCCACAACTGTACCCACAAAGCCCTGCCCTTCAGCTCTGTGAGCGTGGAAAGGACAGTCTCCCTGAGGCAGTCTCGCGGCTTGCTAGGACTGAACCTGTGAGACTCTACAGTGGCCAGGTTGGATTTCCAAACCGAACCATTAAAGTGCTTATGGGATAGTTTCTATTTTAgaatatagtatatattttaatatatgctCCAAAGAATTTTGCTACTCCTTAGAATAGATTAGTTATAACTATAAAAAGGAAAACCCAGGGCAAGGGATGTCACTTGTTCTTGAGGGTCTTCACTAACTTCCACATCTTCCTCAACTTCTGAAGATTCACTGCAATGACTTCATTAAACTGGACTCTTCAATGACTGAACTCTCTAATCTGCACCCAAGAGAATTAATTTTGTAGCCCAgtgcagtggcacaggcctttaatccaagttctcagggaggcagaggcagattgctctgagtttgaagcctggactacaaagcgagtccaggacagccaaggctacacaaagaaactcttgtctcaaaaaacaaaaacaaaaccaaccaaccaacaaacaaacaaacaaaaaaaccaaaacaacaacaccaaaaaaaaaaaccaaaacacacacacacacacacacacacacacacacacacacacacaaatccaaccccaaaaccaaaaccaaaaccaaacaaaaacagagttcATTTTACTCTTCTGAGGACATCCACATTTAAGACATCAGACTGTTAGAGCACTTTAAACCAGAAGCGGGAATACTGAACTCATTCCTAGTTCCATTAAGCCCTGACATAACAGAAAGGTTCTATGTGGACTGAGTCCTGCAGTTGGGGGATGAACAGCTTCAGATGAAGCTGCTGCACAGGGGTCCTGCTCACCCTCCTTCCACTCGCCACGGTACTCTTCCCCACTGGAGTAGGTAAAGGAACCTTTCGTCAGGGTCATGGTGGCAGCTTACAGAGGCAAAGGATGACGActataagaaacagagaaagcagaGTCACATGATGGCTAGAGGGCTAGAGGCTGTGCTCTGCCTCTGAGATAGTGCATACACACCACCTCAGGTCACCTAACACCATCCTCACCACCCACCAGCTAAAGCACCTTCACCCCTAGGTCTCTTAAAAGTTTTCAGCCAAGACAGGCACAATgcctcacacctttaatcccagcactcaggaagcagaggcaagcagatacctgtgacttcgaggccagcctgctctacaaagagagttccaggatagccagggctacacaagagaaaccatgtctcagcaaacaaacaaacaaaaaaaaagttttcagtcAGCTCCTGTTTCCTGTGACCGGAAATGATGGAAATGGAGGTTAAATCTGCAAATATCTACTTGATGGGTACTATGTGCTTAGTAGATGCATAAGACAGTCTCCCTCCCCTCAATGAAGCTACGGTACAGTTGGTAAGCTCAGCAGGCGAAACTCCAAGCTCTACCACAGACAAGGTAGTTCTGTGTaaactcagaaggcagaaataGGCAAGAACAGGAGCGAGCAGCCTTCAGCCCAACCACGGTGCACGGCTGTAATCTcggagcttggagagcagaggcaggcgggttgtgcattcaaggtcatcctcagctacgtgAAACCgtcttgaaataaatacataggaaaaagaataaaacaaaaacaagcagccaagaaagtgaaagagcaACGGAAACGCAAGTTATCTGGGGGGAAACGAAGAAGCTGGTCCAACCGGAGAAGACAGCTTACTGCGGGGTGATGGAGAGGGCGAGAccatgagtttttaaagaacCTCACAGATGTATTCTAGACTCCTGttgtgctcatttttaaactctattttatttgtggTATTTACacctctacttcccttccatcAATCCTTTAGCCCTAGGTatgagagagaaggttagtggagagacggggcacagacccctttacttctcctggctgtttagggtcaatgggttcttttgggacaataccaatctcagtcaacAGCAAACACCGCTGTGTTGAAACGCTTCCCTCCATCTGTGGCCTCCAAGCAGCCacttcttctctttctgggctcttgtATTTATATCCTTCAgggtcctagaccacacccctcccTGTGCTGCTTGAGTCAGTGTTTATAAACCAGCAAAGACCACGCCCTACAGGAAGTAATTATCTGTGGACagactaaagcccaaactaaaattccacacttgggattaaaacaaaaacatatttacatgacaTAGCTGAGTTTTTAccgaaaccaaaacttccattacagactCCTTCATATTACAGGCAAAGAAACAGAAGCTCAGAGTGGTTAAAGCTCAGGTggtgctgggaagatggctcagtggttaagaacactcattgctcctgcagaagacccaggtttcaTTCCCAGCCTCATGTGGTATTTCCCAACCATCTGAACTACCGTTCCAGGGATCTAAGACCTTCTTCTGACTTCCGTAGGTACCAAGCAAGCACGCAGTGCACATGCATACCCAAAGGTAATTATTCACACCCATAAAAAATCTAAAAGCCACTCATAACAAACACCTGCTTGGTGCCTGAGCAAGGACAAGCACGTGACCCTCCCTAACTATGTTGGCCCTCCTTCCTTCATGCTGACCCTTTGGTTTTAGGTTGGGACAGTTCATGGCACTCTCTGAAAAATGGGCTGAAGAGACTGTAGCAGctaacttagggaagaaaagagtGTGTGGCTTGTGAAACAAGGGTTGTAAGGATGAAAGCAGTGATCAAGGGAAATAAGTGTGACAACAGGAGGGGTTGGAGTAGTAGAGTCCAGTCAGAGACACTTGCAAGGAAGAGGTCCCTTCTACAGACAGAGTTGGCTTAGTCTGGGTTGGCTATGTGCATTTCTTAGCTAATGGAGTGTTACCAAAGGTGAGAATACAGAGACACAGATCTCCGAATACATAAATTCAGAGATCTGAGAAGTGCTGGGCTTGCCCTTGTGCTGCATTTGAATCTGTTTTGCTTCCAGTGCGTGAGTCCAGACTAATATTCTAGATGAGGGGAGATCACGTGGAGTAATTGTCTCAGCTGACCACAGAGACAGGAACTCAGCAAGACCTGGATATCCGCTGAGCCTAGCCCCATGCTAATGACTCACAGTTTCACTGGACAAAGAAATAATAGTTTGAAGCCACTGTGTCTcagaggtgtgtgccatcacccaGTAAAAACTGACATATTCATACACGCGCATGGTGGTGGTGATCTTGTATAAGAGCAGAGGGTATGCTAAGTATATCAGGAAAACAAGAAGCATATCAATAGCACTGGAAACTAGTGGGTGGCAAAAGAATTTTGTATTCAAGGATATCCAGTAAGAAGGGAGATAAAAGctgaagagttggctcagaggttaagaacactggctggtcttcaagaggtactgagttcaattcccagcaatgacatggtggctcttaaccatctgtagtgagatctggtgccctcttctggcatgcaggcagatcactgtatatataaatctttaaaagagagagagagagatactgaaGACACCATTAAGCATAAACTGAGGCAAGCAGAACCAATAAACAATAGAAGTATTTTTCAACTTTCTAGATCTTTTTATTCACCCTTTCATCTTTTCTATATTCAAGCAATACAATGTCTTTTCAAATGATAAGATGCAGATTCACAGGCCCAAACTTGAACCTGCTGAGCCAGATTCTGTGTAGCTGGAGCTTGGGAACCTATAGTTTTAACCAGCACATCCTCAGACACCCACTTAGCCTATGGGCTATGAACCATAAGGAGACACTGACTGTTGCAACTGAAAGATCTCCATGATGAATAATCAACCTGAAATCTCACTGGCAGGCACCTGACTGATGCCAACATGACAAGTGCATCTTTTCTTCCGAGTACAGGAACTCGTACACAGAACTGGAGAGGATCCTTTAAATACTTGTGGGCCTGGTGCCAGTGAccagtttcctttgctttcaaGCTGCACAGAAATGGAAACTTTTATCGTCTTATCAGAGCTGGCTTGGGACAAGGTCACCGTGGCTTCACAGCAAATACAACATTAATGAGTGAAAGGTAAGACGTTTTCCATGAGAATTTCAAGAGAAAATTTTGTACAGTGGAGCCAAGGTATTCTGATAGCTACAGGCCATCTTTGGTTCTTTCTAGAACTAAACTAAAAGAGTTCATGACAGTCAAAGTCATATGAAGGTACATGTTGCAAAcatgctgggcatggtgtcacacatgtctttactcccagcactctggaggcacaggcaggtagacctctttgagttccaggacagccagggatactgATGACACCTGGtctcagaaagcaaaataaaaacctcAGATTGTCACCTAACTCTTCAAAACACAGCCACCTGAATCTGAAGagctgtgtgtatgagtgcatgtgtgtatgtacatgagtgtgtgtgtgtgtgtgtgtgtgtgatgttctgagacagggtcttctctATGACAtcttggctagcctggagcttgctacgtaggccagactggtcttttattcacagagatcctcctgcgtGCTGGGTTTATGGCATGCGCCACCACGGTTGGCTAACAGGCTATATCTTTGTCTAAATCTTTTAACTTACTGTCATGATGAAGTCGGTCATGAGACTTACAAGACAGTAAGATAAGGGCTTTTTCTGTACATGTTTGGTGGGGGTTAACCCACTTCTCTTCACTCAAACTTTGGTGGGTTACTGCAGTGAGATTTAAGGAGCGGGTACATAGGGCTTCAGGAGGAtaacatttttttcatgaaaCTTCCAGAGTGGTGTCTCACCTTGTTCCATGGGATCAGGGGGAAAAGGAACTATTTTAGGATTATCTCTGGGCAAAGTACTAGCCAGGCTCTTAAGTTGTAAATCTAtctttttgttattgctgttatGCTGTCAGCTCTTGAGCCaatatcttaaatattttaaagaggtgatgaaatttgaaaatatatttcatttttaaaagaagttttatctatctatctatctatctatctatctatctatctatctatctaatgaaTGAGTGTTCTATCCACATATttgcctgcatgctagaagagggcctCTGATCCCATTATAGAGGGTTGTGAattgtggttggtgggaattgaacctgggtcatctggaagagcagccagtactcttaactgctgagccatttttccagcccctggaaaaaaaaatttttttttttattaccataTGTGGTAGACTTTATCTTCTAAAGACGTTTGCAATGTCTCCCTAACTTTGACCGGCCTGGGACTGCTTCAAACACAGCACCATGGAAGTGATGGTCATCACAAACGTACATTCTAACTGTTGATAGACCCACAGCTTGAGACCTGAGCCACCACCTGAGAACGCCTGACGGGAGACAGTGAAATGGTTCAGCAGGAAAAGGTGCCTGCCTCCAGGACTGACagcctgagttggatccctggaCCCATACAGTCAGAGGAGAGAActgttatcctctgacctccacaagcataccacggcatgtacacatacagacacgCAAAacgttatttaaaaaaaaaaaaaatactatctgGAGGCTCCCAGGTAATGAGAAAGCCAAGCAAGTTCAGGACATGTGTTGTTGCACCAGTTGGCATTCCCATTTTGGGGGGAGGGTAAGGAGGTTCAAGTCAGGGTTTTGCTGTGTGGTTCtgggtgtcctagaacttgctttatagatcaggctggcctcgtactcacagagatgtgcctgcctctgcctcctgagtgctggaattaaaggtgtgtgccaccatagcttGACATTCTCACTTTTTAATTGTCTTAGCTCAGGCAGGACCAGGCATCAGTGAAAGAGATGTCAAATGATTCCAGCTCCCAGACACTGAGGCCACTCCATGACGTCAGGCCTAGATTTCCTGGCCCATGGGACCTGGGAGTATCACGGGGTAGTTTTAAGCTGCAAAATATTGGGCTAATTTGTTGTTTAGTGATAATAAGTAGAGCACCATCCTTCAACCTACTCCTGACACCATTCTGTGATGTTTTTCAAGAGTATATATTACACatttccatccttttttttttcttatctagaGACATACAGTAAATTCAGAAGTTATTTGTCAAAACCACGACCAGTCTT
This is a stretch of genomic DNA from Meriones unguiculatus strain TT.TT164.6M chromosome 1, Bangor_MerUng_6.1, whole genome shotgun sequence. It encodes these proteins:
- the Morn4 gene encoding MORN repeat-containing protein 4 encodes the protein MTLTKGSFTYSSGEEYRGEWKEGRRHGFGQLMFADGGTYLGLFENGLFNGCGVLTFSDGSRYEGEFAQGKFNGVGVFIRYDNMTFEGEFKNGRVDGFGLLTFPDGSHGIPRNEGLFENNKLLRREKCSAVVQRAQSASKSARNLTA